The DNA region aatcgaGCGGCCACTGATCGCAGGCATTCAGGGTTCCCAAATATCCGTATCGTAATCAATACTTGCTTCTGTAAGTCAGAAGCAGATCTCCCACCACTCCTTTGCCCATGAGGCAGACCTAGGCAAGTAGCTAACAGGCGTTCCATACAGCTGACTGTAGTTCTTGACATCcgaaaatgacttaaaaaatctgaaacaatGTAGATTAGATTAATACGTTCGAAGTACTTCTCAATGTGGACATGGCTCTGCctctcccttaaaaaaaaaaaaaaaaaaaaaaaaaaacaatagtaaTTCTTCATCTTGACAACTTCTCACTTCTTGTAGTATTGAATCATCCGAAAGTTCCTTTATTAACGAAACAACAGCTGTTCTATCCACGACGGCCATCTTGTTTCCGTTTTTATATTTAGCGCATAATTCCGCCTACGCGCTCTACAATTTCGCGCCTGCTGTCATGGTTACTGATCTGGTGATGACTTTGATGCAACGTGATCTGtgtgatcttggatcacaaatccTAATCTGGAACCTCGTAAAGGAACGCACCCTTAAATTTCCCATAAAGACCAATCTAGGCCTACTGCTCAACCGCTGACTGAAAATCAATCGGGATAACTCTAGGGTCGTAAAAAACTCGGATCAGCAGAAGGAAGGAAAACTTTCACTTGCTTTACCTTTTCATTggattaaaatttttacatgtGATACCGATATTATAGTCTATTCAATAACATATACAACCATACTAGAGTATTAATGTCCACCCAGGAACATATCAACTGGAACTCTCACATCCCATATAAACCCTTGGAGACTTCCTTTGCCcgtattttttcttcatttgagaACCTAACCAGCGGTTGCGGTGTGCTGGCTAATCGTAGCAAATGAAATTATTGTGTAACCACGCTCTGTCACACGCGATTACGAGAAACGTTCATCGAGTGAAGACAGTCAAACTTCTGATTGTGATACTCTCGCGGACGTGGTGAGAACAGAGTATATCgggggaattttgaaaactaagactgttcttaaaataaaatgatatacaGGCAGCGTAGGTAGGTATGATGCGTGAGGAAGCTCCTAGTCCTAATGCTCAATCTTGTTCCCAGTGTCCTCTCTTCCATGTACAAATAAACAACCTTGGGGAACCTGTAAGTGAGGCGGCAGTTAACGGCAGATAACATTGGGAAACAGAAAAACTTGTAAGGTATGAGTACAATGTTAAATTTAGCTTATTTCCCACGATGGTAGTAGTGGTTGGGTATATAcctatatattttatattcatctgggtttccttttcaaattcgATGGAGTTACCGCTATCAATTAAAAGAACTTCAgtagtttgttttcattttaaatttacattggAATGTCTCAACTGTTAAAATGTTTCCATTGCCATTAAGCATATCTTGAACCAAATGGATATCTCAATGAAACCAATGTTTCAGCAGTGATGCTCTCCGGTAAgctgcaatttaagcaattgtagAAAAGGAAGGCAAAAATATAGGTTTTGACTTCATTCAAACCTGTGCTTCCCAAATTCTACCAACTGAAGAATTTTTCGTGAATGCACCATGGAAAGTTTGAATGGATGAATAGTTAGCAAATCCTTCTCCTTTTGAGATGGCTGTCCCTTTGTCAGCCAAAAGCATATGAGAGAGTTTCCTtactaaagaaattttacacttAATAAGTTATTTGGGTAACAGAAAATTTGGAGTAAAATAGATTAATGTACTTTGATGAAAGCAAGGTTCAAAATAACAGCCGGCTGCCGGCGGCAGCCGCAACTTTTAGCGCACTTATCAGCGATTTTTCACCGAAGAACTAGAATTTCATAGCAAAATATTACGCTTACTGATCGTCCAACTGAAGTAAAAGTCGCTGTCATGCTATGATGAACTTTTCATGTTAGGCAATTAAGCAGCCAAGAAATGCGCTTAAAGCTTTTCGGAAAAGTAAACGAGTATAAAGTTTCGAAATTCGAAGCGTGCTACGgggagtatttttgtttacagtattcaGCTTTCCACGTATTTGTTGGAGCGTGAAACATGCAAGTTTGTGTAAACACCGTCACATTATCGCATTTACGTTTCTGCACTTACATACTACctttaatcaagatttattttctgcCAAATGCTGTTCAATGTCGTTTGCAAAGCCTTCTTACACGTTCAAATTAAAGTCGGTACTGTACAGTACGGATTTCCCATGGAGAAGCGCGACAGTTTGTCTCGACGAAATTGTATATTTCACGCTTGAAGAAACACCGAAAAATTGAGCCGTTTGCAACGTTTTCTTAGAAAAGGAATTGCTGCCACAaaacatgttgatcaaaataaagattctgatgctgaaattattttaagcaatTTAAGGTAATTATTCCTTTCAGTACTGTTAATAAATCATGTTGAGTGTTGAAGACATGTGCTGACTGCTCATTTATTATTGACAGTTAAGAAAACAATGAGCCTTGACAAAAGCCTACAAATTCACGCTAAAAgctgaagaattattttcaacCCTGAAAGTTATGGCTTTACTTCGAGTGAAAGACCAATAACTTGAAGATTAAAAACAGGTAAAATTATACAGTTAGGAAACGTTTATACTCATTGAGAGGATTGGATGTAGGAGTGTTGATGaaagaagttaattttttttatttttatggctaATACCTCATATAGGAGGCGAAGCCACACATGTCGTTGAAATGAGTCAGTTAGTTAGTAGTTTCCTGGTGTTACTGATTGTTTATTTCAGAGCACTAAagaagacgataaacatctTAAAATCATCTCAGTATGGTGCGTAAAAAATCTAagcttttccttgcagaaatatcttaaaagGTGTGATTGGGGCACATAGAGGAATTTACTTTCTATCAAGAGAAAGCATTTTAATGCTTGGATTAGGAAATTATGCCCAGTAGATTGgaaagtaaaggtttttttttagtccttGCCGTGACACTACACATGATGATAAaatctctgaaaataattttacactGGTGTCTCAGGCACGTATTTGATGACAAGACTGTTCATGGCATAAATATCTGGAAAGGTGATCTCTTAGTCATACAAGCTCTGAAGcctaattttatttatttgaagagggagcattttaccatttcaatcaGCAATTTATACCCAAAAGAGCCGCCAAATTTGAGAAGGGAAGCAATGTCTTAACTAAGATACCTTGAGTTTAGCATGTGGAAAAGggaatattaattttaatcaacagaataaaaacaaaaggagcatagtttaatcattatttGGGCCTAGAGGATAGACTGATAGAGGAACAGTGAGCTTTTTGAGCTAGCAGATATAAATTATCGTAACTATTACTGTTGTTAACATTATTATgtttaatattgttaatattattgtaatcagtatattcttgaatcatctttcacTTGTGGAACAGGGTACTTGTAAATATGTGGGGTGCAGTTGGCTTTCTGCACCAGAGACAAATCTTGtgcaacactaccttctagTATCATTAGACAATCTTGAATTCTTTTTGATACTTTATACaaattgtgctatatcagtAGCCGCATGAGGTGTTAAACtcctttttttgtgatttttatcaTTGTCTTACCTTTTAACTGGATTCTCTATTGAAGTCTATTGGGAATCTCTTTTGTAGTGTCCACTGGAAATTTCTTTTGTCCAGTTTTTGTACTTTGGGTTGCTCCACTTGATAGTGACAGGTGGAGTGACTTTTCCGTTTAGACAAGTtcattgaataaatttttcacacAGTGACAACTATAGATGAAAGTTTAGCATCACAAGGACAACATGTAGATTGTGTGAACTGGTTGTGTGAGGCTATGTAAAGGGACTTGTTGGAAATGCACTTCTCTTTGTAGGTCCTTACTCATGTGAAGGTTTTTCTTTCAGGGCTTTTGCTAGAAATTCCACTGTCTGTGAATCCCTTTGTTAGTGACAATTGTTATAGTAGAACTTCCTTTCCTGGAAGAGTATTACTGTTTGAAACATATTTTACCCAACTCACCAtccaatttctttgtttattcaaacTTAAGACATTGCTTCTGAAACCCTGTCAAATATGTGCATCTGGTTGagtaaatctcttttttttttgtatgcttCCATTTTAGAACACTTtgcatggcaaaaaaaaaatgtccactTCTGGGAAAAAGCCATATCAGTGCAAAACTTGTAACcagtattttgtaaaaaaaggaaatctacAAAGACATGAGAGATCTCACACTAGAGgaaagccataccagtgcaaaacctGTGACAAGTGCTTTCATAGACAAAGAGATCTAGAGGTTCATGagagatcccacactggagagaagccataccagtgtaaaagctgtgacaagtggtttagttataaaagaaatcaacatagacatgaaagatcccacactggagagaggccataccagtgcaaaacttgtgacaaagggTTTGCGCAAAAGAGTgatctaacagtacatgaaagatcccacacaggagagaagccataccagtgtaaaAGCTGTGATAAGGGGTTTAGTGATAAAAGAAATCTAcatagacatgaaagatcccacactggagagaagccataccagtgcaaaacttgtgacaaagggTTTGCACAAAAGGGTCATCTAACattacatgaaagatcccacactggagagaagccataccagtgtaaaagctgtgacaagtggtttagtGATAAAACAAATCTAcatagacatgaaagatcccacactggagagaaacCATACCAGTGTAAGACATGTGATAAGTGGTTTACACGAAAAGAAACTCTAAAAGCACATAtgagatcccacactggagagaagccataccagtgcaaaacttgtgacaagtgcTTTGCACAAAAGGGTgatctaacagtacatgaaagattccacactggagagaagccataccagtgtaaaacttgtgacaagtggtttgcACAAAAATGTCATCTAACAGTACacgaaagatcccacactggagagaagccataccagtgcaaaacttgtgacaaagggTTTGCACAAAAGGGTCATCTAACattacatgaaagatcccacactggagagaagccataccagtgtaacagctgtgacaagtggtttagtgataaaagaaatctacatagacatgaaagatcccacactggagagaggccataccagtgcaaaacttgtgacaaagggTTTGCACAAAAAATTCATCTAACAGTACacgaaagatcccacactggagagaagccataccagtgcaaaacttgtgacaaagggtttgcacaaaagggtgatctaacagtacatgaaagatcccacactggagagaagccataccagtgcaaagcTTGTGACAAAGGGTTTGCACAAAAAATTCATCTAACAGTACacgaaagatcccacactggagagaagccataccagtgcaaaacttgtgacaaagggTTTGCACAAAAGGGTCATCTAACattacatgaaagatcccacactggagagaagccataccagtgtaaaagctgtgacaagtggtttagtcataaaagaaatctacatagacatgaaagatcccacactggagagaagccataccagtgcaaagcttgtgacaagtggtttactCAGAAGGGAAAACTACAAAGACATGAAAAATTGCACTCTGGACAGCATGATGAAACATTTACTTGTTGGATTTGTCAGGAGGAACTGAGCAGTGAATCCCAGCTCATTAACCACTACGAAGAACACATGAAGTTCCCTTGATTTTATTGTTGATAAGTCTATCTGATGTAAGTTTAAGATTTAAAGAACGTTTGAGTTTTGCagtaaaatgaataattttgatttctcaGATTGACTATCTTATAAAGTGGGACGGGTGTAGTCTATAGATATTTCGTTACTGTTATATGGATTTATCGGTGCGAAAAGAATCATGGTACTGTAACATGGCGCTGGTGTAGATTAAAGAAACCTGTTGAGTTTATCTGCACCTATCAGGATATTAACAGGCCATTATTACAACAGGTACAGCTATTACACCTGCAGCAGGCCAAATGCTATATGCTATGCCACTTTACAATCTGCATCTAATGACaatgtcatttatttttaaacagagGCTGACTGGTTTTCTTTGTCAGTAATGCTCTTCAGTAAGCTTACAAGctaatgctttgttttcttaGCAATGTCTTTGCTTCCTCTTTCCTTTAATTCTTCTTTAAGCTGAGGAACTGTCATTTTTGTAAAGTCAACTGAGCTCAAAGGCACAGCAGAGTGAGTTTGAGATGCAACAGTACTTTAACCACTTTGCAGATTAGATAGAGGTGTAGCAATTTCAGATGgtacagttttttctttttcggaatATGTCCTCTTCCCAGTACTCTAGTTTGTTTCTGATAGGATTTGGGCTCCCATTCCCTTTTTCTTAAGTGCCATTAGCATGACTCTTGATGAAGAACATCTCTAATAGAGTCCCACTTGTTGAATTTCCAGAAAACAGTGGACCCATCAATGTTCCTTTCAACTCCTTGCCCTGTAAATGTTGTTACTACTTGGTACATTTGGAAAAGCCATGGGATATATGGGAAAACATAATATGAAGGTATTGGGTAACTCTCTTTCACTCGTAACCTTCCCTTAATCCTTTGAGAGAAATGAAATCACTCACCtattgttttgctttcaacCAAAACTCTGTGGGGCTGGTATTCGGTTGCCAATTACTGAGATTTTTTACAGGGCTGCAAAGTACACCTGTATTTTTATGATCTTTTCAGCAGTTTTAGGCCTcaagaaatcattcattttctcTGGAAGGTGATACAGCATTATTTTCTTATCATTTCTTATGAGACTTATCCATTCGTGAACAGAACTTTCTTTGccatttgcatttttctttcccAGACATCAAAAGACACTCCACAAGACCTTCTACTGTGAATGAACTTATTACTTATTTAGGTGTGCCTGTTTGTTGATCAGGTTTCCAATACTCTCCTCAATATCCCAATCATTGACTTCTGTTATTAAATTGGCAGTTAACACTTATCAGTTATTCTTAAAAGGAGGTGAAGTTCATCAACAGTTATATGATCCAATTCAATGTCCAGAAGGGGTTCCTTACAACAGCCATAATCATCCTTTGATTTTTTGgacatttctttcaattcttgtAAAGACCTTGAAAGTGGCTTTGAATTGAAATAACTAACATGCTGATCTGTTTTCCATCTATCATCCTTTTGGATTTAACACCATGCACGTGCATAGTTAGCTGTTGCTCCATTTAAACCTAGCATGCGGAGAATGAATTTATAATTACCGCAATGCATGGTCCCTAATTGCTCCTTCCAACGGAGCATCGTAATCTAACACAAGCTGTAGGCCAGGGGAAACTTGTGAGGTTTTCTTAGAGGGTCCTCAGTGATAATTCTATGCCATTCTTTTTGCAATGGATAGGGTATTTCCAGGGCGAAAATTGGTTTCGTCTCCAAAAATTTAGCTGCATATCATTATTAAATCTgtttatcaaacaaattttaaacatgtttaagctttggtgtgaacggGGTATAAGTTCCGGTTTACTGAACTCAACTACTTTTGCATATTCATGCTGACAGTTCTTTCTGTCATccgacatttttttaaaaaacccgGGAAAATGTATTGTATTCCAACTCGGAAAACAGGAGGAGAGGCTACCTAGctagaagagaaatttttaaaatggtgGACGAAGTATGTGTAGCGTTGCAGTCGTGTCTTCCGTTGTGGTTATGTCCTCACACATTATAACCAATAGAATGCAGTTTTActtcttccaatcaaagtgcgttgtgatcgtgtcttctgcgtgtcacttcCCAACTTGGGGAGGGATGCAAAGCAaaacccgattttccattttttttccaatgaactCTGgaaaaacgggataaattctgtgaaattcatccTTTAGGTGGATTCTATCCTATTGACTTGCCATAGCCACCTTTAGCCCCATTTTCGATTTAATCATTGTgtgaatttgtcataaacagGGTAAAATAGGACAAATCCACCCAAAAGTGCAATAAATCCTACAATAATTTAGAAAcagtacttaaaaaaaaatcacaatctactacttcaatttttttaacggaGGGCTTAGTGCGATACGGCAAAAACCAACAGtactcaaaataaacaactgaaggccaaacttctgtgattgaaggaagacttcgtgacgcagacaaataatcacaacttGGACTTCTCAGTCGATCTCACCTCCGGCAGATTAGGTGAagtgtcaaaaatatataattttatgtcgacgaaccataatctatgatcttcaactattaaagaaaataaagcaattgtgatatgacgccacattgtgcttttgtcttagcttgtggctaaaatgttgtcattgaaGTCGCAAGTCGAGCAATGAAGACTGTAAATAAAGCAAGGCTGCAAATAAAACGTGAACTATAACGCATCCTTTAGTCGAAAGTCGCTTTGTTATTCACGCGCAGCAAATTGTTCTTCCAAGTTTAGGTTACAACAACGATGCGATCACTCTGCGTTAACGAACGATTGAACTTCAAGGAAAGCAATATGAGAGGTCAATGACCCGGTTCGCAGTGATCATGCGAACAGCATGTTTTCCTCAGATCAGTTACCGGAAAgtactggtcaaattttccacttataACGACCCCCTTGAATgagtacttttgcttgaagacataactacaacggagtctcttaaccagtcccaagccgcgtgtcgctcgatagatcgcaggatatgattggccactgtatcacattacgtcagaggacatatCTGCAATAAGAGGACATAAGTGCAACGGTACAAATGTCTCACACCTGCCACTCTCCTCTCGTGCCTCCCTCCGACGGCTTGAAAACGCAGTCTCCTGTTGGAAGGGCCGAGGAGGAATTGGCTTCGACTGAAGCGGCCGTTGAAAGAGGGGAGGGGGAAATGGTAGGGTGTATACTTTGTGGCTCAGTTCCCCTAATCCCTTACGTGGTTTAGTTTCGAGCGCGTGCAGGCCTTGGTCCTCACATGATGATTTTCAACAACGCATGTGTTCCACCGTGGTGATATATTACGGCTGGTTTCATAAGTTTATTCATTCACTcgttcattctttcattctctcATCCATTGTTTCTCAAATGTACCATGGGTGCTTTTCACCGgcaaaaagattaaaaaattcgGTTAGGTTGTTGTAATAATGAACCCACAGAACCCAGTGAACCATTGGATAGTTACCCAAAAAAAGATCCACGTCTTAATAAGCACCTTTCCCGAAATAGACACCTACCATCTtggtaaaataagaaaatactGGTACTTCTTAAAtaagtaccccccccccccccccacctctctaattgaaaataaagttgttgaGATTGTAAAGCAAGTCAACTTACAATAACTAAGCAACAACTAGCGAGCacactaatttattttcaaatcaaatgcacaaaaaaaagaattccaGGTCATGTtcacaaaattatttacaagcTACAGTGCATTTTGATGTTAGTCAGACGGACGCTTCAGGTTACTGCATGTATAACAACAGCCTTCACttacaaaaattgatttaactAATGATTTTTACGTGAAATATCTATCACAAgtacgagaaaaaaaagtacCCTGAGAGGCGAACTTTCCTTTTAGGCGCTGGtgtaagaaaatttaaaatgtgcCCTTGCACATGACCAAAACAATCGGGCCTCCGTCCACAATCAAGGAAAATAAGCAGCACCCGAcagcagtttttctttttcatatgaGAGGTTCAAGCGCTTTTCGAATGATTGTAtcataaacacaaaaaaaacaatagcaaaGTAATGAAAGCGGCAAATCTGATTATCGGAAGTGAACTGAAATTAGatttcaacatttgaaattcAAAGCCTTCAGGTGAAGACAACGTATCAAGTGGTCAAATATTCG from Pocillopora verrucosa isolate sample1 chromosome 1, ASM3666991v2, whole genome shotgun sequence includes:
- the LOC131788722 gene encoding LOW QUALITY PROTEIN: zinc finger protein 420-like (The sequence of the model RefSeq protein was modified relative to this genomic sequence to represent the inferred CDS: inserted 2 bases in 1 codon), translated to MSTSGKKPYQCKTCNQYFVKKGNLQRHERSHTRGKPYQCKTCDKCFHRQRDLEVHERSHTGEKPYQCKSCDKWFSYKRNQHRHERSHTGERPYQCKTCDKGFAQKSDLTVHERSHTGEKPYQCKSCDKGFSDKRNLHRHERSHTGEKPYQCKTCDKGFAQKGHLTLHERSHTGEKPYQCKSCDKWFSDKTNLHRHERSHTGEKPYQCKTCDKWFTRKETLKAHMRSHTGEKPYQCKTCDKCFAQKGDLTVHERFHTGEKPYQCKTCDKWFAQKCHLTVHERSHTGEKPYQCKTCDKGFAQKGHLTLHERSHTGEKPYQCNSCDKWFSDKRNLHRHERSHTGERPYQCKTCDKGFAQKIHLTVHERSHTGEKPYQCKTCDKGFAQKGDLTVHERSHTGEKPYQCKACDKGFAQKIHLTVHERSHTGEKPYQCKTCDKGFAQKGHLTLHERSHTGEKPYQCKSCDKWFSHKRNLHRHERSHTGEKPYQCKACDKWFTQKGKLQRHEKLHSGQHDETFTCWICQEELSSESQLINHYEEHMKFPXDFIVDKSI